In the Zingiber officinale cultivar Zhangliang chromosome 5A, Zo_v1.1, whole genome shotgun sequence genome, GGCTCCGCCGCAGCATCTTCCGCAGAGAGCTGCCGATGGTGCTGAAGGCGTTCGTCCACGGCGACGGCGCGCTGTTCGGCAACCACCCGGAGCTGGAGGAAGCCGCCGTGTGGGTCTACTTCCACTCCAACCTCCCCGAGTTCAACAGCGTCGAGAGCTGGGGGCCTCTCAGGGACGCTGCGTCATCGGGGCCCCCGCCGTCCTCGCCGGAGGAACGGCCGCGGCGGTGCGGGCCGGAGTGCGAGTGTTGATTCCCTCCGTAGAGCTTGATCACGCGGCACTGTTAGACATACTATGCGTCCACGTCCCTTTAGATTTATTATGCGCGGCCACGTCCCTTTAGATTTTTTATGCGTCCGCGTTTCTTTCTCTAATGGTTTATCAATTATTGTATCATTAGGTAAAATATaaatttcatatcaaattgttaaaTGTATGTATTTCTGTCTCTCTGTATATATAATATGAATAGGAAATGAATAGCTTAATCTCTCTGCTTTCTAATTAAAAGGTAAATGACATTGGCAATTATTCTAATTGCATTGTCAATGTAAGAATATGTTCAATTTTCAAATTGTTGACTATTTGGATCCTCTGTCCTCAAATTTCTTTGTTTCCGTGTCTccttgtcgatcggacggatTAAATTACATCTCAAGGTATTATGACATCCTTAAGATGTGtacagtatcctcgtgatgtgcaagttattcttgagatgtaatctgatcggtccgattGACAAGAGAATATGGGGACAGAAAAATTTAAGGACAGAAGATCCGAACTCGTTGGAGAATAGAGTtaaccatatttttttttttggagggaATCAAAAGGGCATTTTTTTATTGGAATAGTTAAATGGGtatctctttcattttttttattttcaaaattaccttTAGTTttgacattattattattataacatTGATATTTCAATTTTGatcaatataaataaattatattataataactatagTTTATAGTTGTCTCAACAATATCGATATTATAAATGCACTTCAATTGTAGTCATCAATATCgtattataataattaataattataattactACAACGTGGAGTCGTGGACCCGTTTATTTCGGATCAATATTAATATCTTATAGTTGATATAATaatgctaaaattaaagaaagttttaaaaggagTCCTTTTGTAGAGACTACATGAGATAGCATGCTTTTAACTTTTgcctattttattttaaattagcaAAATGCTTGTTAAGTAAACTGAGCCAAACATTGTATTAAGTTTATTTGGTAACACATAATAGTACCTAACTAAGGTAAGTCTAGATTAAAATGAACAGAaccattaaaataattaacaaatttaatgttttttaatttaaatttagttcatttaaatattatcaaaCTCATTTAAAAGATAAACTGCATGATAAACTAGTAAAGTAACTTGACCTATAGAATCATGTCGAGCATGTTAAACTCAGCCATGCCCAGCTCGATTGGCCATTTTGACACCTTATCAAAATTCCAAGGTTGCAAAATTTATTGTATATTATAATATTGTTTGCACCATGTTATTTACACCAAACTTTTAATAATGCACCTGAAGTTATTGTATATGAAGAAGAACATTTACATCAGACATTTTCACATGACGACGCACTTTTCTCTTGCCTTGGATTCGCTCCTCTGTGGTGGACCTGAACTCCTCGAAACCTGTAGAATGTTTGGATAAAACTTGTTACATCTAAAAAAAGAGGCCAAATGTAGATTCAACAAGTTGATACCATTAAATTATTTTACATTGTTCGATCAAGCTCTAAAGTTCAATAATGACTTGCAATTTCCATGTCACAGCTACAATCCAGATAGCTTGTTCAGGCATGAATGCTTTACACATCTAATTCAAATGTAAGTAATGAACCACTTTCATCTTATAGAGATCTGAATACTATGGCAACTGAATTGAGCTTAGATGGAAAGAAATGAGAATTGGAAATATTAACCTAATAGGATGGGACTTGCCGTCGCTTGGACTGGTCGATCAGGTAGGAAAAACTGGATCTGCCAGCTCAGTTCTGTAAGTGGGTTTGATGTCTTCAGAACCTGGGGGCGACTTTATTTCAAAGTCCTTTTTTTCAGTAAAAGCTAGTACTGGGAAGATGGATGCACTAGGTTGGTCCTTTTACCATTTTAAGCGGATAACTTGTACTTTCCATGTCACAACTACAACTCGACTAGCTTGTTCAGGCAAGAATGTCTTTAATACTAACTCAAGCTTTCAGTGTCGTGACTACAAACGGAAAGCTTGTTCAGGCAAGAATGTTTTAGTGCATTCAGTTCACGATGAGGTTATGACTGAAGTTACACAAGTAAATCACTTTTAACTTAAAAAGATATGTCCGCCACAGCAATATAACTTAAATGAGTAAAGTAGATTGAGCAGAATAGAGATCATTGGAGACATCCTAGTTGGGGGCAAATCATATTGGTAGGAAATGCAAATTGGAtgtcaatatcaaaatattcaaCCCAACAAAACCTTTTTTCCGTGCCAAAATGATGGTAAGTCATAATGAATGATGCATCTTTTGCGAGTAGTAGATAGCAACATGTTGCAAACAAATTCTTTGGTAGAGCTATAAGATGTTCCCTTATATTTTTAGATAAAACCTTACTAAGATTCACATCATTTTTTCACGGTCAACATATCTCAACTACTTCGAGTAGCAAGTGATTATTTAGAAATGTCAATTCAGGCACTGCATATAAATTCTTATCGGATGAAAGTAATACCTGAGGACCTGTGATGAGCCGTGAACGACCCGGAATAGATGGCTGCTGGGAATGTTGTTGTCGTGGTTGTGGtggtggttgttgttgttgttgctgctgctgctgctgctgtggTCGCTGTGGCTGTTGCCCAAACTCCTCTTGTTGAAGAGCTATCGCCAATTGCAGATCAGAACTGCGATATGTTTATGAAACAATTTGTTCATAAAAAGGAAAACATCAAAATAATAAAAAGGTAATTCTATTCTATTGAAAACCAGAGAAGCATAAAACTGACTGTCGCATTAAGTATTTACAAAGAGtccaaaattaagaaaaataggaAATTATACAGATTTACATAAATAAGGATAATATTGAGAAAAATGGTGTCTCTTGACTGAAAAACCCAAAGAAGGGTTAAACTTTTCTCCCAGGTTTAAGCTACTTTCTCTCTTAGAGCAATTTTTGTTGAATACCTAAGATGCAACAAAAAAGAAGTTGCTACTATCAAATGCAGCTTTGCTACGGGTACTTTCATTATGAGTGCTTATACACTACTAAGAATATACACAACAGAAACACATTGCAAATCAAAAAATTTTGTAGTCATTAAGGATGCATACATCCAACAAAAGGTAAGTCGGGTACGCTTAAAAACACTAACTTTTAATAGAACTACTTAATTTAACCACTCAAATTTATGATATTACTCAAGTAAAATCCTAAGTAATAAGTTCCTTACTACTGAAACTAAATTGTGTGGTAGAAAATACATACTTCAAAGCTGATGGATGACCTGCGCTTTGAAGTGCAGCTAGATAATCCTGCACGGCAACAGAAATGTTTATCAGATTATATTGATGCTATTACGCAGAGAGAGCAATTTTCTTAGTTAAATTTTTGGTGATGATATACATACAGCTGTATTAGTCATAGCACTTTGTTCATTCCACGAGTCGTGGACCTGACTATCAGCTTTAAATTCCATAAAGTTTCCAGTCATGAAGATTGTGTCTCCGTTGACCTTATCCATACAAGTAGAAGAAATTATGGCAGAACTACtttaaaaatgaaatggaattaacaAAAAAATCTACACATTCAAAAGCATAGGTAACAACACTATTAAGAAAATCaagtaaataatttagaaaaggacTTGATAATGAGTCATATATTCCTGGAAAGAAGACATACCTCATTCAACTTCTCCCAAACCAAGTCTGGCTGGTTCAAATACCCCTGATCTGTAGCTAAAAGATATAGTTCACCATTGTACTGCacgaaataataatttaaaagctCTCTATCAAAGACAACACCAAACCCTAAACACAGAAAATCATCATTGTTTGTACAGGTAGTAATACAATCTACTGTATCTCATTGAAGCAAAAGGCAAAAGCCAATGTGAGCTCAAATGCTACATCATTTGAATGTACCTTAAACATAGTGCTGAAGTGATTATTTCGGAAAAAAACGCAGAGCTCTCTTTCCTTTAGACCTTCTTGCAAACAAAATAGGCTGTGAAAGAAACAGAAAATATTAAACAAGATACAAGAATGCAAGAATGTGGGAAAAGAATTAGAAAGCAATTGAATGATGATACTTCACCCATAAATTGTCAATTGGTTAGCATTGTGTTCCAGAAAATTCTTTATCAGGTGCCCTAGAAACAAGAATAGGTATCATTTCACTGAATCTTTGACAAGATTTGAAAAATCAATAGAACCAAAATATTAATAGTAAACCTCCAATAAACAAATACAAGATCTTGTCTTACATTGTTCATTAACAACGTTATCTTTTATATTTGCAGGGTGCTCAGTATCTTCTATTTTCTCAGTTTGCACAGCAAGAATCATTTCACCTTCATAAACTGGCTCTGGATTGACACACGCCACAGATCCAGATAAGATGCATTCTTCTCCTTCATAAATGGGCTCATTCTCCTGGAGGCTTGAGGCTATGCCATCAGAAAcatttgaaagctcttctttcCCATTTTCAGCAGTAACTGATCTCCCAGCAGGATTTTCATAAACTGGAACTGTGAGGTCATCATGGAATGATTTTTTGAGAAACTGGTCATTTTCTGAAACAGCTGTAAGGTTATGAGAATCACCATCATCAGAAGACTGCAAATTTGGAACCTGGTTGGATTCTGTTTCAGTCTGTATATCCTCATCTGATTTACTAGATTTTTCACAATGTTCAGGTCCATTGGAGTCTGCTTGACTTGTAGAATTTACAGCAAGATTGTTGTTTAGTAGAGAGTTATTTTCCGCTAAAACATCATCTTTGAGATCATTATTGATATGTAATTCTTTGGAAACAAGTATATGCGACTGGTAGACAATGCTAGACCCATCTCCAGTTTTTATGTCTAAATAATCAGTAGTTTCTGTTTCAGACCTCTGAACACTTTCATTTTCATCCAAATTAACATGAATTATAGGCAACATAGAGTCACTAACAGGAACTGCAACATCAGATTTTGAGAGAGTCAAAGCTCTCataagctcctcttcctcctcgatATCACCTTTCCTCCTTTGTTGAATAGAAGCTGGATTTTGATCCTCAAATGATCTACCTCTTGAAAGCAAAGGTGAGGGAACACCAAGAGTAGCAGCTGTAGCTGCAGAAAAATCAACACAATCTTCCTCCTCTTCACCCTTAATATCTCCTTCAGCCTTTTTCATTTCAAAGGCTTGTACAAGCTCACTAACAATAGTATTGTAAGATCGTGAGCCTATTGCTGCTGCAGTATCAGTATCCTGGAACAGAGTGTATATTTTAAACAACATTGATGACTTATATAATCCCATCTGACCCTAAATAGTTAGGACAAACAATGATGACAAGGAAACTAGGCCAAACATAACAAGTTGAAAAGAGCATTTAACCCAAGAGATGTCagaaaaaactaaaataaatagtGTGTACCGCAAACCTTTAGAAAGCTTCATTCCTTTAAATAAATTCGTGGATAAAAATGTTTCATAGCATTTATAGTACCAAACatggataatttttttaaaatgagaaaATCAGGAGTATAATCAGCAAAAGACGATTtgctcgcccccagcacccccgccaatccgtccctaggccaacacggaggaggtaaatcacaagtGGCTATTAGCCATTAGTACAGGTGGCCAAGGCATGGGGGAAGGCATACTTGGAAGCGCCGAGTTtggaccccaagacctcatgtggcaacaccccatgcctcAAGCACCGCACCGCCCCAAGGGGACAACGACAAGGGTCACTTAGAGAAGATTCCAGGTTGTCTGCCCTATTCCTTAGCAAAGAACAGATATCCTGAAAGGGTATTCAACAGCACTTGCAATGAGACAACCAATTATGCCAATCGAGGAGAAATCTAAGGGTACCATCTACTTCTCAATCCTAAATAAGGAAGTCTCATGTTTAGACCATTTGGTAGAATGTGATGTAGCTTCAAACTATTTATGATTTTCACCAATTACCACAATGTATCACTATCAATCAAAGTAAGAACATGAACCTAGGTTATAAATATCTTTCCCACCTCATATGTGAAGTGGAATTATTGGAGTGGGTACAAATGTGAGTGCTGAGTTGGTTGCGATTCTTAAAGGGTTGGAGTTATGTGTGGAGAACTACTTCTTTCCTATTTGGTTGGAGTCAGATTCGCTGGTGGCTTTGAAGATTATTCAGTCTCCCTTCATGTGTTGGGAGTTGAGGAATCTGGTTCGTAAAATTAAATATGTCATTCAGAATTATCAAGTTCGCTACTCACACATTTATAGAGAAGCAAATGCTGCAGCGGACTATCTTGCTAATCAAGCGTTTGAATTCTCTGAAgacagaattttgtttaagcagGACATTGATAGAATTCTGTTTGGCATTTGTAAGGTAGATAGGATTGGTCTACCATATATTAGATTGTCTTGCAAATCAGTTTAATTTGGGTACTGATTTTGAAAAACCATGTATTTGCAAGTTGGAATTCTGGTTTACAGTATTCAGGCTGGGAGGTGTGATTTAATTACTATTTAGATTGTTTTGCATGGATTTTTTTCCTATCACTGTATCCCCCTAATGGGGAGCTGGTGGATTTATTGCATCACATATTGCTAGGCTTTTGAAGAATGTAGGTCATTATATATTGCTTCTGGTTGGAAGAACAATGAGCACAGGTCTGAGGATATGCTATGTTATGGATTCCATCTCGTTGATTTGAGGGTCGTTTTGGTATTGTGTACCGGCTGCTGGAATTAAAAGACTGGTTGTCGGCTGCTGAATAAGTGTTTCTCTGTGCTGGgatttcaaactttccatttgcAAACTGTGCACATCGGTTTTGGATTGGTTGATTTATTTTGGAATGAGGTGTTTGCAATTGTGTATACTGACTGGGATTTCAAGTGTCTTGTTTGGTAGTTCTTGAATGCTTTGGTCTAGAGTTTCGACTTTGCTGGTGGCACATTATTGCGTTATTCATAGCTTTCTCCGTGGAAAGGCGGAGAAAGGGATCTTGGGAAGTCCACTGGATTTCAAGTTCTTTTGGTATTATTGGTATTTCAATGTTTGGGTGGAGTAAGTTTTGCTGGGAAAGTTTGTAATTAAGAGCATGATGATCTTCTTAAATTCCAATATTTTTCTACAGGATGAGAGCAGAGGAAATAGTTTGAGGATGGTGTTTTTAGCTTTGGTTTGGTGGTGCTTTGGTGTTGTGAAGTTTGTGCAGACGTTTGCAGATTTTTTGGGAGCTTTGATTTAAAGACTTAAAAGAAGTCACAATTGTGGAGGTTCTTTTGAGGTTTTTGTTTTCCATATGTTAGATTTCCTTTTATACCAGGATAGTggtcttgtaaatttttttagtctttttattttgaGAGCTTGGAATGTAAGTATTGAGAGGAGTTGTCAATTTGAATATTCATGTAAATCTTTGGAGTCTTTGTAAAATTGTAGTATGAGTTTAGGTTTGGCCCCCTCATACAATGATTCTCTTTTCATATATGAAATTTCCTtttggataaaaaataaatatatgtgAAGTGAATTCCTAATAGGAAATCATTAAACAGAATagttaataaattaatcaatttgtaatgaagtaagaaaaaaaaggaaatataaatgaAAGATTTTATACAATCTCATGAAACATTAATGAAAAAGATGAGAAACTATATGTGGACACCAAGATGAAAGATTTTGAGAATATAAACATGTACCAGGTTCAGTAACTAACCAAATAACTATCATCACAAGTAGACTCAAATTATAATATTACAGAAGCAATTGTAGGATGGAGACAAATATGAACTTCTAAAACCATAGGAACATTATATGAacatatgaaaataaaaaacacctaAACAAGAAAACCAACAAAtaacatatcatatatatatagacacacacacacactgTCATTCAGGTATTTAGCAAAGTAAAAGTTAACTTATAATATATGGCTATCGCAGCATCACAGCA is a window encoding:
- the LOC121982474 gene encoding ubiquitin carboxyl-terminal hydrolase MINDY-1-like isoform X4; translated protein: MAAEEPRSDPAAGTTEEMLYRTKVIQFLGRATPIVLQNDNGPCPLLAICNVLLLRNNLKLSLDVSEVSLQKLLSLVAERLIDSNSNVQDKDDGYLNNQQQNISDAIDLLPRLATGIDVNVLFRKINDFEFTRECAIFDLLDIGLYHGWIVDPQDTDTAAAIGSRSYNTIVSELVQAFEMKKAEGDIKGEEEEDCVDFSAATAATLGVPSPLLSRGRSFEDQNPASIQQRRKGDIEEEEELMRALTLSKSDVAVPVSDSMLPIIHVNLDENESVQRSETETTDYLDIKTGDGSSIVYQSHILVSKELHINNDLKDDVLAENNSLLNNNLAVNSTSQADSNGPEHCEKSSKSDEDIQTETESNQVPNLQSSDDGDSHNLTAVSENDQFLKKSFHDDLTVPVYENPAGRSVTAENGKEELSNVSDGIASSLQENEPIYEGEECILSGSVACVNPEPVYEGEMILAVQTEKIEDTEHPANIKDNVVNEQWHLIKNFLEHNANQLTIYGLFCLQEGLKERELCVFFRNNHFSTMFKYNGELYLLATDQGYLNQPDLVWEKLNEVNGDTIFMTGNFMEFKADSQVHDSWNEQSAMTNTADYLAALQSAGHPSALNSDLQLAIALQQEEFGQQPQRPQQQQQQQQQQQPPPQPRQQHSQQPSIPGRSRLITGPQVSRSSGPPQRSESKAREKCVVM
- the LOC121982474 gene encoding uncharacterized protein LOC121982474 isoform X2; translated protein: MAAEEPRSDPAAGTTEEMLYRTKVIQFLGRATPIVLQNDNGPCPLLAICNVLLLRNNLKLSLDVSEVSLQKLLSLVAERLIDSNSNVQDKDDGYLNNQQQNISDAIDLLPRLATGIDVNVLFRKINDFEFTRECAIFDLLDIGLYHGWIVDPQDTDTAAAIGSRSYNTIVSELVQAFEMKKAEGDIKGEEEEDCVDFSAATAATLGVPSPLLSRGRSFEDQNPASIQQRRKGDIEEEEELMRALTLSKSDVAVPVSDSMLPIIHVNLDENESVQRSETETTDYLDIKTGDGSSIVYQSHILVSKELHINNDLKDDVLAENNSLLNNNLAVNSTSQADSNGPEHCEKSSKSDEDIQTETESNQVPNLQSSDDGDSHNLTAVSENDQFLKKSFHDDLTVPVYENPAGRSVTAENGKEELSNVSDGIASSLQENEPIYEGEECILSGSVACVNPEPVYEGEMILAVQTEKIEDTEHPANIKDNVVNEQWHLIKNFLEHNANQLTIYGLFCLQEGLKERELCVFFRNNHFSTMFKYNGELYLLATDQGYLNQPDLVWEKLNEVNGDTIFMTGNFMEFKADSQVHDSWNEQSAMTNTADYLAALQSAGHPSALNSDLQLAIALQQEEFGQQPQRPQQQQQQQQQQQPPPQPRQQHSQQPSIPGRSRLITGPQVLKTSNPLTELSWQIQFFLPDRPVQATASPILLAVTWKLQVIIEL
- the LOC121982474 gene encoding uncharacterized protein LOC121982474 isoform X1, which gives rise to MAAEEPRSDPAAGTTEEMLYRTKVIQFLGRATPIVLQNDNGPCPLLAICNVLLLRNNLKLSLDVSEVSLQKLLSLVAERLIDSNSNVQDKDDGYLNNQQQNISDAIDLLPRLATGIDVNVLFRKINDFEFTRECAIFDLLDIGLYHGWIVDPQDTDTAAAIGSRSYNTIVSELVQAFEMKKAEGDIKGEEEEDCVDFSAATAATLGVPSPLLSRGRSFEDQNPASIQQRRKGDIEEEEELMRALTLSKSDVAVPVSDSMLPIIHVNLDENESVQRSETETTDYLDIKTGDGSSIVYQSHILVSKELHINNDLKDDVLAENNSLLNNNLAVNSTSQADSNGPEHCEKSSKSDEDIQTETESNQVPNLQSSDDGDSHNLTAVSENDQFLKKSFHDDLTVPVYENPAGRSVTAENGKEELSNVSDGIASSLQENEPIYEGEECILSGSVACVNPEPVYEGEMILAVQTEKIEDTEHPANIKDNVVNEQWHLIKNFLEHNANQLTIYGLFCLQEGLKERELCVFFRNNHFSTMFKYNGELYLLATDQGYLNQPDLVWEKLNEVNGDTIFMTGNFMEFKADSQVHDSWNEQSAMTNTADYLAALQSAGHPSALNSDLQLAIALQQEEFGQQPQRPQQQQQQQQQQQPPPQPRQQHSQQPSIPGRSRLITGPQVLKTSNPLTELSWQIQFFLPDRPVQATASPILLAFMPEQAIWIVAVTWKLQVIIEL
- the LOC121982474 gene encoding uncharacterized protein LOC121982474 isoform X3 translates to MAAEEPRSDPAAGTTEEMLYRTKVIQFLGRATPIVLQNDNGPCPLLAICNVLLLRNNLKLSLDVSEVSLQKLLSLVAERLIDSNSNVQDKDDGYLNNQQQNISDAIDLLPRLATGIDVNVLFRKINDFEFTRECAIFDLLDIGLYHGWIVDPQDTDTAAAIGSRSYNTIVSELVQAFEMKKAEGDIKGEEEEDCVDFSAATAATLGVPSPLLSRGRSFEDQNPASIQQRRKGDIEEEEELMRALTLSKSDVAVPVSDSMLPIIHVNLDENESVQRSETETTDYLDIKTGDGSSIVYQSHILVSKELHINNDLKDDVLAENNSLLNNNLAVNSTSQADSNGPEHCEKSSKSDEDIQTETESNQVPNLQSSDDGDSHNLTAVSENDQFLKKSFHDDLTVPVYENPAGRSVTAENGKEELSNVSDGIASSLQENEPIYEGEECILSGSVACVNPEPVYEGEMILAVQTEKIEDTEHPANIKDNVVNEQWHLIKNFLEHNANQLTIYGLFCLQEGLKERELCVFFRNNHFSTMFKYNGELYLLATDQGYLNQPDLVWEKLNEVNGDTIFMTGNFMEFKADSQVHDSWNEQSAMTNTADYLAALQSAGHPSALNSDLQLAIALQQEEFGQQPQRPQQQQQQQQQQQPPPQPRQQHSQQPSIPGRSRLITGPQVLKTSNPLTELSWQIQFFLPDRPVQATASPILLDV